A DNA window from Bdellovibrio sp. BCCA contains the following coding sequences:
- a CDS encoding PP2C family protein-serine/threonine phosphatase codes for MANENDLKERISELEHELAVKEAELHRYRLELSKANTALEKMISQVSQELKLAQTLQKFLSPTELPNVQGFEFSTKFLPGTRSGGDYFDIFEHEDKLKFGILISSASGYSLSSMLLSVIIKISSQMEARRGLEAHKVVALLAKEVVPSIQNDDKASVFYGVVDRRSYEMQYCSVGTIDGFLQVYGQDSLVELLPTGPSLGKDYNTEPQSRTIQLNPRDRVVLTTEGVKNSQNSLGVNWGGHGLSEAISRAAKQGVHELRNEILFANEKYSGKTDPVRDQTVIVTEVKDRVIKLAKN; via the coding sequence ATGGCAAACGAAAATGATTTGAAAGAACGTATTTCAGAACTTGAACACGAACTTGCGGTGAAAGAGGCAGAACTTCATCGCTATCGTTTGGAACTTTCCAAAGCCAACACGGCTTTAGAAAAAATGATCTCTCAAGTCAGCCAGGAGTTGAAACTCGCCCAAACTCTGCAAAAGTTTTTATCTCCGACAGAGCTTCCCAACGTTCAAGGTTTTGAATTTAGCACCAAGTTTTTGCCAGGTACGCGTTCCGGCGGTGATTACTTCGATATTTTTGAACACGAAGATAAACTGAAATTCGGAATCTTGATTTCTAGTGCCAGTGGCTATTCGCTTTCATCGATGCTTCTATCAGTGATTATTAAAATCTCTTCGCAAATGGAAGCACGTCGCGGGCTTGAGGCTCACAAAGTTGTTGCTCTCTTGGCGAAAGAAGTTGTCCCGAGTATTCAGAACGACGACAAGGCCAGCGTTTTTTATGGCGTTGTCGATCGCCGCAGTTACGAAATGCAATATTGTTCTGTGGGAACCATCGATGGATTCTTGCAGGTTTATGGCCAGGATTCTTTGGTGGAGCTTCTGCCAACGGGCCCAAGCTTGGGCAAAGATTATAACACGGAGCCTCAAAGTCGCACGATCCAGCTCAATCCACGAGACCGCGTGGTGTTAACAACCGAAGGCGTGAAGAACTCGCAGAATTCCCTGGGTGTTAACTGGGGAGGCCACGGTCTTTCCGAAGCTATTTCCCGAGCGGCGAAACAGGGCGTGCACGAACTCCGTAACGAAATCCTTTTCGCGAACGAAAAATACTCCGGCAAAACCGATCCCGTCAGAGATCAAACCGTGATCGTCACTGAAGTAAAAGATCGAGTCATCAAACTAGCTAAAAACTAA
- a CDS encoding citrate synthase yields the protein MAEVNIYEGALDKGLEGVVACTTKVSFIVGDSLNFRGYTIEDLAANSTFEEVTYLLWNDKLPTAAELQTFSAELHKEMALSPEFIKVLKGIPTNVHPMGWLRTAVSLMAHWDSDANDNSPAANLKKSVRLTAKMGTLLCAFDAIRKGQEPVAPKTDKSIAWNMMYMLGGGKEPNAEHVKVMDTCLILHADHELNCSAFATRVTASSLSDLHSAIVSAIGALKGPLHGGANEQVILMLQKIGTMEKAQQFVKDALAAKEKVMGIGHRVYKNGDPRARILRSMSDKLTQAAGIHHMYEMSTLIDDTMFNEKGLMPNVDFYSATVYFSMGIPTDLFTPIFAASRISGWCAHAFEQYANNRIYRPRGKWAGKEGLKWVPANQR from the coding sequence ATGGCTGAAGTAAATATTTACGAAGGCGCCTTGGACAAGGGTTTGGAAGGCGTTGTTGCGTGTACGACGAAAGTTTCTTTTATCGTCGGTGATTCTCTTAATTTCCGTGGTTACACAATTGAAGATCTAGCTGCGAATTCAACTTTTGAAGAGGTGACATACCTTCTTTGGAACGACAAGCTTCCAACAGCGGCAGAGTTGCAAACTTTCTCTGCGGAACTTCACAAAGAAATGGCTTTGAGCCCTGAATTTATCAAAGTTCTTAAAGGAATTCCTACAAACGTTCACCCGATGGGTTGGTTGCGCACGGCTGTTTCTTTGATGGCGCACTGGGATTCTGATGCAAACGATAATTCTCCTGCAGCGAACTTGAAAAAATCTGTTCGTTTGACGGCGAAAATGGGAACTCTTCTTTGCGCGTTCGATGCGATCCGCAAAGGTCAAGAGCCCGTCGCTCCTAAAACTGATAAGTCTATCGCTTGGAACATGATGTACATGTTGGGCGGTGGTAAAGAGCCTAATGCTGAACACGTAAAAGTGATGGACACTTGCTTGATCCTTCACGCCGACCATGAGTTGAACTGCTCTGCATTTGCAACTCGCGTGACAGCATCTTCTTTGTCTGATCTTCACTCTGCAATCGTTTCTGCGATTGGTGCTTTGAAAGGCCCTCTTCACGGTGGCGCGAATGAGCAAGTGATCTTGATGCTGCAAAAAATCGGCACAATGGAAAAAGCTCAGCAATTCGTGAAAGACGCTTTGGCTGCGAAAGAAAAAGTAATGGGTATCGGTCACCGCGTTTACAAAAACGGCGACCCTCGCGCTCGTATTTTGCGTAGCATGTCTGACAAGTTGACTCAAGCTGCTGGTATCCACCACATGTATGAAATGTCGACTTTGATTGACGATACAATGTTCAACGAAAAAGGCTTGATGCCGAATGTGGACTTCTACTCTGCAACGGTTTACTTCTCTATGGGTATCCCAACAGATTTGTTCACACCAATCTTCGCAGCATCTCGTATCTCTGGATGGTGTGCACATGCGTTTGAGCAATACGCTAACAACCGCATCTACCGTCCTCGCGGAAAATGGGCTGGCAAAGAAGGCCTTAAATGGGTCCCTGCTAACCAAAGATAA